The proteins below are encoded in one region of Bremerella sp. P1:
- a CDS encoding efflux RND transporter periplasmic adaptor subunit — MSKSVILSVATLLLIAGHVSAQTSATPGQVVVERCLVSLIDEVNVPAQETGVLMKIPVERGDYVTVGTQIAQIDDSLPIKQREIAKLKWDKATEQATNKVDIKYAAKAAEVSKAEFDQLEAANKGVKGAIAEITIRKAQLQWEKALLQAEQADMNFKVAGMTAGEARAEMEAAEMIIDKCKITSPIEGIVVQKYRHEGEWVRPGDPLMRVIGLKRLKVDGSLNADQYTPSMVIGKPVTVTAETPGGPTELQGTIVFASPEIDATGNFDFTAEVKNEPAANSKMLFPGDVADVTLHLDRPSTLSANVEGNRK, encoded by the coding sequence ATGTCCAAGTCTGTGATTCTATCGGTTGCCACTTTGCTACTGATTGCCGGACACGTTTCCGCTCAAACGTCCGCGACGCCTGGCCAGGTTGTCGTCGAACGCTGCCTGGTGTCGTTGATCGACGAAGTCAATGTTCCCGCTCAGGAAACCGGCGTGCTGATGAAGATTCCCGTCGAGCGAGGCGACTACGTGACGGTCGGAACTCAGATCGCTCAAATCGATGATTCCCTGCCGATCAAACAACGCGAGATCGCCAAGCTGAAATGGGACAAGGCCACCGAGCAAGCCACCAATAAGGTCGACATCAAATACGCCGCCAAGGCAGCCGAAGTCTCCAAGGCCGAGTTCGACCAACTGGAAGCCGCCAACAAAGGCGTCAAAGGTGCGATCGCCGAGATCACCATTCGCAAAGCCCAGCTGCAATGGGAAAAAGCCTTGCTGCAAGCCGAACAGGCTGACATGAACTTCAAGGTCGCCGGTATGACTGCCGGAGAAGCACGAGCCGAAATGGAAGCGGCCGAAATGATCATCGACAAGTGCAAGATTACGTCCCCGATCGAAGGGATTGTGGTTCAGAAGTACCGTCACGAAGGTGAATGGGTCCGTCCAGGTGATCCTTTGATGCGTGTGATTGGCCTGAAACGCCTGAAGGTCGATGGTTCGCTAAACGCGGACCAGTACACGCCAAGTATGGTGATTGGCAAGCCGGTCACTGTCACGGCTGAAACGCCTGGCGGACCGACCGAACTTCAAGGGACGATCGTTTTCGCCAGCCCTGAAATCGATGCTACCGGGAATTTCGATTTCACCGCCGAAGTGAAGAACGAACCAGCGGCCAATTCGAAGATGCTCTTCCCTGGGGATGTGGCCGATGTGACCCTTCACCTGGATCGTCCATCGACACTCAGCGCTAACGTTGAGGGCAATCGCAAATAA
- a CDS encoding HlyD family efflux transporter periplasmic adaptor subunit: MSTEPSSVNPETLESTKKQIRGLIQEIAQLSKRDVPPEDYFKEVLPKVVSALAAVGGAAWIYDEQRRPQLIYQINLARGLVDPKSDEGIRHLRLIESMFKGSEAQLLAPQSGGAEENSAGNPTNQLLVVAPIQVEDKVEGVIEIFQRPNSAPNSQRGYLRFLEQMCGLATDWFKTRKLRDFSDRQSLWSKIEQFSRAVHENLDLRQTAYTIANEGRRLIGCDRVSVVLRRGRWKVEAVSGQDVFDSRSTQVQLLGKLASRVIETGEPFWFSGQTEDLSPQLEAAVHDYVDESHTKTIAVIPLRRPEHATDNMKREEGEEERQYQGEILGALVVEQIEDSSQQEEFSKGVELISEHSSRALANAIDYNSIPLTPVWRLLGKSKVLVTARNLPKTVLAVAAAAAIIAALFLIPAPFKVAGAATLAPVVQREVFVSVEGEVIEVPVDHGDPVQQGQMVARLRNTELERQYKQYTGDREKILSTIQALEFRKRRPEVMRNAAEATQLTIDLGQARQKYEHLDEQVALIEEKMARLDVTSPINGEIVTWDVRDNLMQRPVQPGQVLMTIIDPTQDWILEIRMPEKRIQHIQYALEHQQDSEALEVTYIMASDPGRQLTGTVTEIQRLAQPDEEEGQIVKLKVAIDKQDIQHLRAGATATAKVHCGTAPLGYTWFHELFEFVESRVLF, translated from the coding sequence ATGTCCACAGAGCCCTCGTCCGTGAATCCCGAGACCCTCGAAAGCACTAAAAAGCAGATTCGAGGTCTGATTCAGGAGATTGCCCAGCTTTCCAAACGGGATGTCCCTCCAGAGGATTATTTCAAGGAAGTCTTGCCCAAAGTGGTTTCCGCTTTGGCTGCCGTTGGTGGTGCTGCCTGGATCTACGACGAGCAACGCCGGCCACAGCTCATTTACCAAATCAATCTTGCCCGCGGCCTGGTCGATCCCAAGAGCGACGAAGGTATTCGACACCTGCGTTTGATCGAATCGATGTTCAAGGGTTCCGAAGCCCAGTTACTGGCACCGCAGTCGGGCGGCGCCGAAGAGAACTCGGCTGGTAACCCGACCAACCAATTGTTGGTCGTCGCCCCCATTCAGGTTGAAGACAAGGTCGAAGGGGTCATCGAGATCTTCCAGCGACCGAACTCGGCCCCCAATAGCCAACGCGGCTATCTCCGATTTCTGGAGCAGATGTGCGGGCTGGCAACCGACTGGTTTAAGACACGAAAACTACGCGACTTCTCCGATCGCCAGTCGCTTTGGTCGAAGATCGAACAGTTCAGCCGCGCGGTTCACGAAAACCTGGACCTGCGTCAAACGGCCTATACGATCGCCAACGAAGGTCGGCGTTTGATCGGCTGCGACCGCGTTTCGGTTGTCTTGCGTCGCGGCCGCTGGAAGGTCGAAGCCGTCAGCGGACAAGATGTGTTCGACTCGCGGTCGACCCAGGTGCAACTGCTGGGCAAGCTGGCCTCGCGCGTCATTGAAACAGGCGAACCATTCTGGTTCAGCGGACAGACCGAAGACCTGTCCCCACAACTCGAAGCGGCGGTCCACGACTATGTCGATGAATCGCACACCAAGACTATTGCCGTCATTCCGCTGCGTCGTCCGGAACATGCGACCGACAACATGAAGCGGGAAGAGGGTGAAGAAGAACGCCAATACCAAGGCGAGATCCTCGGTGCCCTGGTTGTCGAGCAGATTGAAGACAGCTCGCAGCAGGAGGAGTTCTCTAAAGGGGTCGAACTGATCTCCGAGCACAGCAGCCGTGCGTTGGCCAATGCGATCGACTACAACTCGATTCCGCTGACGCCAGTTTGGCGCTTGCTGGGTAAGTCGAAGGTCTTGGTCACCGCTCGTAATTTGCCCAAAACCGTTTTAGCGGTTGCCGCGGCTGCGGCGATTATTGCCGCTCTGTTTTTGATTCCGGCTCCATTCAAAGTCGCCGGTGCCGCAACGCTCGCGCCGGTTGTCCAGCGCGAAGTGTTTGTCAGTGTCGAAGGCGAAGTAATTGAAGTCCCTGTCGACCATGGCGATCCGGTCCAGCAAGGCCAGATGGTTGCCCGTCTGCGAAACACCGAGCTCGAGCGGCAGTACAAGCAGTACACCGGCGATCGTGAAAAGATCTTGTCGACCATTCAGGCACTCGAGTTCCGTAAGCGTCGTCCGGAAGTGATGCGAAATGCGGCGGAAGCAACGCAGTTGACCATCGACCTCGGCCAGGCTCGTCAGAAGTACGAACACCTGGACGAACAGGTCGCACTCATTGAAGAGAAGATGGCTCGCCTCGATGTCACCAGCCCGATTAATGGCGAGATTGTGACTTGGGACGTGCGGGACAATCTGATGCAGCGTCCCGTTCAGCCGGGCCAGGTGCTGATGACTATCATCGATCCGACGCAGGACTGGATCCTGGAAATCCGCATGCCGGAAAAACGCATTCAGCACATCCAGTACGCTTTGGAGCACCAGCAAGACTCAGAAGCCCTGGAGGTGACCTATATCATGGCCAGTGACCCTGGTCGGCAGCTCACCGGCACCGTCACCGAGATTCAACGCCTCGCTCAACCGGACGAGGAAGAAGGTCAGATCGTCAAACTGAAAGTGGCGATCGACAAGCAAGATATTCAGCATCTACGAGCGGGTGCCACGGCAACCGCTAAGGTCCACTGCGGAACGGCTCCGCTGGGCTACACCTGGTTCCACGAGCTGTTTGAATTCGTCGAATCGCGAGTTTTGTTTTAA
- a CDS encoding DUF3467 domain-containing protein, translated as MSDAPENPGQAAPAPKQVELDETGAIACYANFCRVTGTPEELIIDFGLNTQPMVQSQEKIKVQQRIILNYYTAKRMLGALHMAVQRHEAAFGTLETDIQKRVIPSAQRPAE; from the coding sequence ATGTCGGACGCCCCTGAAAACCCAGGTCAAGCTGCCCCAGCACCTAAGCAAGTCGAATTGGACGAAACCGGCGCGATCGCTTGTTACGCTAACTTCTGCCGCGTGACCGGCACGCCAGAAGAGCTGATCATTGACTTCGGTTTGAATACTCAACCGATGGTTCAGTCGCAGGAAAAGATCAAGGTCCAGCAGCGAATCATCCTCAACTATTACACCGCTAAGCGGATGTTGGGTGCTCTGCACATGGCCGTCCAGCGTCATGAAGCTGCCTTCGGTACGCTCGAAACGGACATCCAGAAGCGAGTGATTCCATCCGCCCAACGTCCGGCCGAATAG
- a CDS encoding peptidylprolyl isomerase encodes MSVADPTIFIATFVVIGLLLAVSVLAAILLRANRLRPAPCSAGKRRRSQWKVQGQQLESRQLLDAAMGSEALALEGESVTVDGVTYDNVDMKALAKAIADSGAIFFGADWCPHCTRQKGLFGEGYNDLPFVEVTNPNHTLNQIGIDNNITQLPTWVFADGTRVVGVLEIEELLDYTGVTIPQGEPLYFEEIPDQTGLISGQSYHIALDGYSPSGEPLTYTVTSSSGDVIATVMQGNKSLRIYTSRYGTMEFYLFEKEAGRATSRIIELAESGFYDGITFHRVYESFVIQGGDPNGNGTGGSSLPNFDDQYNPNLRHNGTGILSYAKSVDDSNNSQFFIMEGIAPHLDFQHSVFGFLTEGEVVRESISGTYTGSGTTPQWNVVMDEVTTFIDMENGVLRLKIPDGASGTESITVTVSDGQGNTLSRSFDVTYAPNANYSSNPFLSFIPDVTMTPGGSYSFQMNATNLDGDDLIFYDESDFDPQQHYIPATAPNGLVYSVDSSTGLLQINASAGLTPGVYNIVVAVSNDLGGEIITGSLDYQVIQVTVANRPVLNQDSVGLNEDESVTFNPLANDTDSGTSLDPGTLNFLSQPAVGELTVDHATGDVTFTPPADFNGTVSFQYNVANNFGLFGTPATVVLTVAPVNDEPEAFDDVFLADRDTATLLPVLKNDDKGAPGEENSSVLITLASNATAAGGTVVVAGDNVQYTPAANFTGTDTFTYTIDDDGMESTATVTVDVRDVSNFTISAVQDATDTGGDSIVDSRPQSDEVIGEWDSFWVEVWVTPDGTGGDTITAASTTLNFDPSMYQASSIVFDTGFTSESGSGVNNGSGTATISVSSTGVSLNSGERIRLGRILFTPVANGLDAPVVGGTLGIDFSSFLTSMTGASLTVDGVGVIGSPTTDVDLPVHLLPMVYDLNDDGRVGIADFSVFISTVGNSNSNSFIDFDLTGDVLGSGFSFFQTAFGDTYDGVSNGFVWSPALLQAAMSNSILVSNVNAAGGADSLLAEDVDVITTALPPVVINSSITSDTNAVTIQIVDLPGSQLASTIGNTIYLDHDAAGWGWFVDSTPLDSSEFSLDSQSGRLLASSTSAASGKVDLLSVLLHELGHVAGLEHSAEGLMSATILPGERLIDWDQDTFEESFYVSAVDQFFGSEED; translated from the coding sequence ATGTCCGTCGCTGATCCTACTATCTTCATTGCCACCTTCGTTGTGATCGGATTGTTGCTGGCCGTTTCGGTTCTAGCTGCCATCCTGTTGCGGGCGAATCGGCTCCGCCCTGCGCCCTGCTCAGCCGGCAAGCGACGTCGAAGCCAGTGGAAGGTTCAAGGCCAACAGCTGGAATCGCGACAGCTTCTCGACGCGGCCATGGGCAGCGAGGCATTGGCACTCGAGGGCGAGTCCGTAACGGTTGACGGTGTCACCTATGACAACGTCGACATGAAGGCCCTGGCCAAAGCGATTGCGGATAGTGGAGCGATCTTTTTCGGAGCGGATTGGTGTCCGCACTGTACCCGTCAGAAAGGCCTCTTTGGCGAAGGGTACAACGATCTACCGTTCGTCGAGGTGACCAATCCGAATCACACGCTGAATCAAATCGGGATCGATAACAATATCACCCAATTACCCACCTGGGTATTCGCGGACGGTACGCGAGTTGTTGGTGTGCTCGAAATCGAAGAGCTTCTCGATTACACCGGCGTCACCATCCCCCAGGGCGAGCCCTTGTACTTTGAAGAGATCCCTGATCAAACCGGGCTGATCTCGGGGCAGTCGTATCATATCGCCTTGGATGGCTACTCTCCGTCCGGCGAGCCGTTGACGTACACCGTGACGTCTTCGTCAGGAGACGTTATCGCTACGGTGATGCAGGGCAACAAAAGCCTGCGGATCTACACGAGCCGATACGGGACGATGGAGTTTTACCTGTTCGAGAAGGAAGCCGGACGGGCAACTTCACGAATCATCGAACTGGCCGAAAGTGGCTTCTACGATGGTATCACGTTTCACCGAGTTTACGAAAGCTTTGTGATACAAGGTGGTGATCCGAATGGAAACGGAACGGGCGGATCGTCTCTCCCGAACTTCGACGATCAATACAATCCCAACCTGCGGCATAACGGCACCGGCATCTTGTCGTATGCCAAGTCGGTGGACGATAGCAACAACTCGCAGTTCTTCATCATGGAAGGGATTGCCCCGCACTTAGATTTCCAGCACAGCGTCTTTGGATTTCTGACCGAAGGGGAAGTCGTCCGCGAATCGATCAGCGGTACCTACACCGGTTCGGGCACGACGCCTCAGTGGAATGTCGTCATGGACGAGGTGACAACCTTTATCGACATGGAGAATGGTGTCCTGCGATTGAAGATTCCTGATGGGGCATCGGGGACGGAGTCCATTACCGTTACGGTATCCGATGGGCAAGGCAACACACTAAGTCGGTCGTTTGACGTTACGTACGCACCCAACGCCAACTACAGCTCGAATCCTTTTCTGTCGTTCATTCCTGATGTCACCATGACTCCCGGTGGTAGCTATTCGTTTCAGATGAATGCTACCAATCTGGATGGGGATGATCTGATTTTCTACGACGAGTCCGACTTCGATCCGCAACAGCACTACATCCCTGCCACCGCTCCTAACGGGCTCGTTTATTCGGTCGATAGCTCCACGGGTTTGCTTCAAATCAACGCGAGTGCTGGACTGACGCCGGGCGTCTACAACATTGTCGTGGCTGTATCGAATGACCTGGGTGGCGAAATCATCACAGGCTCGCTTGACTACCAGGTGATTCAAGTCACCGTGGCAAATCGTCCGGTATTGAACCAGGATTCTGTCGGCTTGAATGAAGACGAATCGGTGACCTTCAATCCGTTGGCAAATGATACCGATTCCGGAACTTCGCTCGATCCCGGAACGCTGAACTTCTTGTCTCAGCCAGCGGTGGGTGAACTGACCGTCGATCATGCGACAGGCGACGTCACGTTTACGCCCCCTGCAGATTTCAACGGGACCGTTTCGTTTCAGTACAACGTGGCGAACAATTTCGGGCTCTTCGGTACGCCTGCCACGGTGGTCCTGACCGTGGCTCCGGTCAATGACGAACCCGAAGCATTCGACGATGTATTCCTGGCCGATCGAGATACGGCCACGCTCCTGCCGGTTCTTAAGAACGATGATAAGGGAGCCCCTGGCGAAGAGAACTCTTCGGTATTGATTACCCTGGCATCCAACGCCACGGCAGCCGGCGGAACGGTTGTGGTGGCTGGTGACAACGTGCAGTATACGCCGGCGGCGAACTTTACTGGTACCGATACGTTTACTTACACGATCGATGACGATGGCATGGAGTCGACTGCCACGGTCACGGTCGACGTGCGTGATGTTTCCAACTTCACGATCTCGGCGGTGCAGGATGCGACGGATACCGGCGGCGACAGTATCGTCGATAGCCGACCGCAAAGTGATGAAGTAATTGGCGAATGGGATTCGTTCTGGGTGGAAGTCTGGGTCACGCCTGATGGTACCGGCGGCGATACCATCACGGCCGCTTCGACGACTTTGAACTTTGATCCATCCATGTATCAAGCAAGCTCGATTGTTTTTGATACTGGTTTCACATCCGAGTCGGGTTCCGGCGTAAACAATGGTTCGGGTACTGCGACGATCAGCGTATCATCCACAGGCGTAAGTTTGAACTCAGGGGAGCGTATCCGCCTGGGAAGGATTCTGTTCACGCCGGTTGCCAATGGACTGGATGCTCCTGTGGTTGGTGGAACACTGGGGATCGATTTCAGTAGCTTCCTCACGTCGATGACAGGCGCGTCGTTGACCGTCGATGGCGTTGGTGTGATTGGTAGCCCCACAACAGACGTGGACCTTCCGGTGCATTTGCTGCCGATGGTTTACGACTTGAATGACGATGGCCGTGTTGGCATCGCCGATTTCAGCGTATTTATCAGCACCGTCGGAAATAGCAATTCCAATTCGTTCATTGACTTCGATTTGACAGGCGATGTTTTGGGGAGCGGGTTCTCGTTTTTCCAGACGGCCTTTGGTGATACCTATGACGGCGTGAGTAACGGGTTCGTTTGGTCTCCGGCATTGCTCCAGGCGGCGATGAGCAACTCGATTCTCGTATCGAATGTCAACGCTGCTGGCGGTGCAGATTCTCTCTTGGCCGAAGACGTTGACGTAATCACCACTGCCCTGCCGCCTGTGGTGATTAACTCCAGTATCACCAGCGACACGAACGCCGTGACCATTCAAATCGTCGACTTGCCAGGTAGTCAGTTAGCGTCGACGATCGGAAACACGATCTATCTCGATCATGACGCAGCCGGTTGGGGCTGGTTCGTCGATTCGACTCCGCTTGATTCGTCTGAATTCAGCTTGGATAGCCAGAGCGGCCGTTTGCTCGCATCGAGCACTTCCGCGGCTTCCGGCAAGGTCGACCTTCTGTCGGTCCTCTTGCACGAGTTGGGACACGTTGCTGGTCTAGAGCATTCGGCCGAGGGCCTGATGAGCGCGACCATCCTGCCAGGCGAGCGACTGATCGATTGGGATCAGGACACGTTTGAAGAGAGCTTCTACGTTTCGGCTGTCGATCAATTTTTCGGCAGCGAAGAAGACTAA
- a CDS encoding efflux RND transporter periplasmic adaptor subunit, translated as MVSLQDSLVASSSRPLPLRARPDLTARQHTYQGRGYWVVKEPIGLNYFRFQEEEYAILNMLDGKTSLQEIKEKFEKEFAPQKISFTDLQQFIGTLHRSGLVITTAMDQGRQLKVRRDERKWKETVQLMSNILAVRFKGFDPDRLLTALNPYTRWFFTFPAMIMVLLFCAAAVTLVTVQNDVFRSRLPSFQEFFGPSNWLLLGAVLAVTKVLHEFGHGLACKRYGGECHEMGVMFLVMTPCLYCNVSDSWMLPNKWHRAAIGAAGMYVEVFLACIATFIWWFSEPGLLNHLALQVMFVSSVSTVIFNGNPLLRYDGYYILSDIMEVPNMRQKASSVLHRYMSKYCLGMELPDDPFLPERNQFFFGLYTVASNVYRLFVTASIMLFLNQVFKPYGLQVIGQMIALAGIYGLVVMPIFQLCKFLYVPGRMSQVKRKNVLITASVVAAVIAGIVYIPVPQWVKCPVEVQPRNAESVFVVVPGQLESMLVTPGQQVTRGTKLARVTNLDLLLELSELENEEERLQLLSDALNNQRLRAEEGGEVEQTYLEVIQQLKSVQQQLEKKRQQVALIDVPAPIDGTVFPVPDKKERSADNGMLPEWSGSIFDEKNQGANLSTSDVVCQIGNADDMEAVLYIDQDQIELVNPDQEVAIKLDAFPGRTFKGRIAVMGSKEVEFIPPALSTQQGGELPAITDQESGRLRPQSATFPAQVPLDGVEEELKLGMRGRAKVWVQWEPMGSRLWRYISRTFHFYL; from the coding sequence TTGGTCAGTCTTCAAGACAGTTTGGTTGCCAGTAGCAGTCGTCCACTGCCACTGCGTGCACGTCCAGACCTCACCGCCCGGCAGCATACCTACCAGGGCCGTGGTTACTGGGTTGTGAAGGAACCAATTGGGCTGAACTACTTCCGCTTCCAGGAAGAGGAATACGCCATCCTGAACATGTTGGATGGCAAGACTTCTCTACAGGAGATCAAAGAGAAGTTCGAGAAAGAGTTCGCCCCACAGAAGATCAGCTTCACCGACCTGCAGCAGTTCATCGGAACCTTGCATCGCAGCGGGCTTGTGATCACCACGGCGATGGATCAAGGTCGGCAGCTGAAAGTCCGACGTGACGAGCGGAAGTGGAAAGAGACTGTCCAGTTGATGTCCAACATCCTGGCCGTCCGCTTCAAAGGGTTTGATCCCGATCGTCTTCTAACGGCGCTTAATCCGTATACACGCTGGTTCTTTACGTTTCCGGCGATGATCATGGTGCTGCTGTTTTGTGCGGCGGCCGTCACACTGGTGACCGTGCAGAACGATGTGTTCCGCAGTCGTTTGCCGTCGTTTCAAGAGTTCTTTGGTCCCTCGAACTGGTTGCTGTTGGGTGCGGTGTTGGCCGTAACCAAGGTGCTGCACGAATTTGGCCACGGACTTGCTTGTAAACGGTATGGCGGCGAATGCCATGAAATGGGTGTCATGTTCCTGGTGATGACACCGTGTCTGTACTGTAATGTCTCCGACTCGTGGATGCTGCCTAACAAGTGGCATCGCGCGGCGATCGGTGCGGCGGGGATGTACGTTGAAGTCTTCCTGGCCTGCATTGCGACGTTTATCTGGTGGTTTAGCGAACCGGGTTTGCTGAATCACTTGGCGCTACAGGTGATGTTCGTCAGTTCGGTGAGTACGGTGATCTTCAATGGTAACCCCCTGCTCCGTTACGACGGTTACTACATCCTGTCGGACATCATGGAAGTTCCGAACATGCGTCAAAAAGCGAGCAGCGTTCTGCATCGCTACATGTCGAAGTATTGTCTGGGGATGGAGCTTCCTGACGACCCATTTCTGCCAGAACGTAACCAGTTCTTTTTTGGCCTCTACACCGTCGCGTCGAACGTTTATCGGCTCTTCGTGACCGCCTCGATCATGCTCTTTTTGAACCAGGTCTTTAAGCCGTACGGCTTGCAGGTCATTGGGCAGATGATCGCGCTTGCTGGTATCTACGGTTTGGTGGTCATGCCTATTTTTCAATTGTGCAAGTTCCTGTATGTCCCTGGGAGAATGTCACAGGTGAAGCGGAAGAATGTTTTGATCACCGCCTCGGTCGTGGCAGCGGTGATCGCGGGAATCGTGTACATTCCCGTCCCCCAATGGGTAAAGTGCCCGGTAGAAGTGCAACCGAGAAACGCCGAAAGCGTCTTCGTGGTCGTGCCAGGTCAATTGGAAAGCATGTTGGTGACGCCTGGTCAGCAGGTCACTCGCGGTACCAAGCTGGCTCGAGTCACGAACCTCGACTTGCTTCTGGAGCTTTCCGAACTGGAAAACGAAGAAGAGCGTCTGCAGCTGCTTTCCGATGCCCTCAACAATCAACGACTTCGCGCCGAAGAAGGTGGTGAAGTCGAACAGACTTATCTGGAAGTCATTCAGCAGCTCAAGTCGGTTCAGCAACAGCTCGAAAAGAAGCGTCAGCAGGTTGCATTGATCGACGTGCCTGCTCCGATTGATGGGACCGTGTTCCCGGTTCCCGATAAGAAAGAGCGTAGTGCTGATAACGGCATGCTACCGGAATGGTCTGGTTCGATCTTTGATGAGAAGAACCAAGGAGCCAACCTGTCCACGAGCGACGTCGTTTGCCAAATTGGAAACGCCGATGACATGGAAGCCGTGCTCTACATCGACCAGGATCAGATTGAATTGGTGAATCCTGATCAGGAAGTCGCCATCAAGCTCGATGCGTTTCCCGGGCGAACGTTCAAGGGACGCATCGCTGTGATGGGTAGCAAAGAGGTCGAGTTCATTCCGCCGGCTCTCAGCACCCAGCAAGGCGGCGAACTGCCGGCCATTACCGATCAGGAGTCAGGACGGCTTCGTCCCCAGAGTGCCACCTTCCCGGCTCAAGTTCCTTTGGACGGTGTCGAGGAAGAATTGAAGCTGGGGATGCGAGGCCGGGCGAAAGTCTGGGTTCAGTGGGAACCGATGGGAAGTCGCTTGTGGCGATACATTTCCCGAACGTTCCATTTCTACCTGTAG